From a single Rhodococcus qingshengii JCM 15477 genomic region:
- the rplK gene encoding 50S ribosomal protein L11 — protein sequence MPPKKKKLAGLIKLQIQAGQANPAPPVGPALGQHGVNIMEFCKAYNAATESQRGNVVPVEISVYEDRTFDFKLKTPPAAKLLLKAAGVAKGSGEPHKTKVASVTMDQVREIAKTKAEDLNANDIEQAAKIIAGTARSMGITVQG from the coding sequence ATGCCCCCAAAGAAGAAGAAGCTCGCCGGGCTCATCAAGCTGCAGATCCAGGCAGGTCAGGCTAACCCTGCACCTCCCGTGGGTCCCGCGCTCGGTCAGCACGGCGTGAACATCATGGAGTTCTGCAAGGCCTACAACGCGGCGACTGAGTCCCAGCGCGGCAACGTTGTGCCGGTCGAGATCTCGGTCTACGAAGACCGGACCTTCGATTTCAAGCTGAAGACCCCTCCCGCCGCCAAGCTGCTCCTCAAGGCAGCCGGCGTCGCCAAGGGCTCCGGCGAACCGCACAAGACCAAGGTTGCCTCGGTGACCATGGATCAGGTGCGCGAAATCGCGAAGACCAAGGCTGAAGACCTCAATGCCAATGACATCGAGCAGGCCGCGAAGATCATCGCCGGCACCGCTCGTTCCATGGGCATCACGGTCCAGGGCTGA
- the rplA gene encoding 50S ribosomal protein L1, which translates to MAKRSKAYLAAAEKIDADKLYSPLQAAKLAKETSSTKMDATVEVAVRLGVDPRKADQMVRGTVNLPHGTGKTARVIVFAVGEKAAEAEAAGADVVGAEDLIERIQGGWVDFDAAIATPDQMAKVGRIARVLGPRGLMPNPKTGTVTADVTKAVNDIKGGKINFRVDKQANLHFVIGKASFDDEKLVENYGAALDEILRAKPSSAKGRYVKKITVSTTTGPGIPVDPNRTRNLLEDAADA; encoded by the coding sequence ATGGCAAAGCGCAGCAAGGCGTACCTCGCCGCCGCTGAGAAGATCGACGCAGACAAGCTCTACAGCCCGCTTCAGGCTGCAAAGCTCGCCAAGGAGACGTCGTCCACCAAGATGGATGCAACCGTTGAGGTTGCAGTTCGTCTGGGCGTCGACCCCCGTAAGGCTGACCAGATGGTCCGCGGAACGGTCAACCTGCCCCACGGCACCGGTAAGACCGCTCGCGTCATCGTGTTCGCTGTTGGCGAGAAGGCAGCAGAAGCCGAGGCTGCAGGCGCTGACGTAGTCGGTGCAGAAGACCTGATCGAGCGCATCCAGGGTGGATGGGTCGATTTCGACGCCGCAATCGCGACTCCTGATCAGATGGCCAAGGTCGGCCGCATCGCCCGTGTCCTCGGACCGCGTGGCCTGATGCCGAACCCGAAGACGGGCACCGTCACGGCGGATGTCACCAAGGCTGTCAACGACATCAAGGGCGGAAAGATCAACTTCCGCGTCGACAAGCAGGCCAACCTGCACTTCGTCATCGGCAAGGCATCGTTCGACGATGAGAAGCTGGTGGAGAACTACGGCGCAGCCCTGGACGAGATCCTGCGTGCGAAGCCCTCGTCGGCCAAGGGCCGCTACGTGAAGAAGATCACGGTCTCGACCACCACCGGTCCGGGCATCCCGGTGGATCCGAACCGTACTCGCAACCTCCTCGAGGATGCTGCAGACGCGTAA
- the rplJ gene encoding 50S ribosomal protein L10 — MAKPEKVSAVAEITEQFKGSTAAVVTEYRGLSVGNITTLRRALGEGATYSVAKNTLVKRAAAEAGIEGLDDLFVGPTAIAFIKGEPVDAAKALKNFAKDNKALIIKGGYMDGAALSVEEVNKIADLESREILLAKLAGAMKGNLAKAAGLFNAPASQMARLAAALQEKKAAEGGAAEAPAEAATEAPAEAEAES, encoded by the coding sequence ATGGCAAAGCCTGAGAAGGTTTCCGCAGTTGCGGAAATCACCGAGCAGTTCAAGGGTTCGACCGCCGCTGTGGTCACGGAATACCGTGGCCTTTCGGTTGGCAACATCACGACACTGCGACGCGCTCTCGGAGAAGGTGCCACCTACTCCGTCGCCAAGAACACCCTGGTCAAGCGTGCCGCCGCAGAGGCTGGCATCGAGGGCCTTGATGACCTGTTCGTTGGTCCGACCGCCATTGCATTCATCAAGGGCGAACCGGTCGACGCTGCGAAGGCTCTGAAGAACTTCGCTAAGGACAACAAGGCGCTCATCATCAAGGGCGGCTACATGGACGGCGCTGCGCTGTCCGTGGAAGAGGTCAACAAGATCGCGGATCTCGAATCCCGCGAAATCCTGTTGGCAAAGCTTGCTGGCGCGATGAAGGGCAACTTGGCAAAGGCCGCAGGCCTGTTCAATGCTCCCGCTTCGCAGATGGCCCGTCTGGCCGCTGCCCTGCAGGAGAAGAAGGCTGCAGAAGGCGGAGCCGCAGAGGCCCCCGCAGAGGCTGCCACCGAGGCTCCGGCCGAGGCCGAAGCCGAAAGCTGA
- the rplL gene encoding 50S ribosomal protein L7/L12: protein MAKLSTEELLDQFKELTLLELSEFVKAFEETFEVTAAAPVAVAAAGAPAAGAEAAEEQDEFDVVLESAGDKKIQVIKVVREVVSGLGLKEAKDLVESAPKAILEKVAKDAAEAAKEKLEAAGAKIVIK from the coding sequence ATGGCGAAGCTCAGCACCGAAGAGTTGTTGGACCAGTTCAAGGAGCTCACCCTTCTCGAGCTCTCGGAGTTCGTTAAGGCATTCGAGGAGACCTTCGAGGTCACCGCTGCTGCTCCCGTCGCCGTCGCCGCTGCAGGCGCACCGGCTGCCGGCGCAGAAGCTGCTGAAGAGCAGGACGAGTTCGACGTCGTCCTCGAGTCGGCTGGCGACAAGAAGATCCAGGTCATCAAGGTCGTCCGTGAGGTCGTTTCCGGCCTCGGCCTGAAGGAAGCCAAGGACCTCGTCGAGAGCGCTCCGAAGGCCATCCTCGAGAAGGTTGCCAAGGACGCCGCAGAGGCTGCCAAGGAAAAGCTCGAAGCTGCCGGCGCAAAGATCGTCATCAAGTAA
- a CDS encoding ABC transporter ATP-binding protein: MVGVEVAVQGLTKSFGSQRIWQDVSLTLPAGEVSALLGPSGTGKSVFLKSLIGLLRPEQGSIVIDGTDILQCSSKELYEIRKLFGVLFQDGALFGSMNLYDNIAFPLREHTKKSESDIRKIVMEKLDLTGLVGAEDKLPGEISGGMRKRAGLARALVLDPEIILVDEPDSGLDPVRTTYISQTLIDINAQSDATILIVSHNINLARTVPDNIGMLFRRQLVMFGPREVLLTSDEPVVKQFLNGTMIGPIGMSEEKDEAQMAHEQALVDAGHHAGGVDDVEGIVPQMKATPGNPERQAVRRRQERVRQIMHTLPANAQAAIQDSLDEVDGTGQYDPQYAEASGYQGEWNDNSQDTQVIPAYEGDPYGNTTHGQG, encoded by the coding sequence ATGGTGGGAGTCGAGGTAGCGGTACAAGGACTGACAAAGTCTTTCGGGTCGCAGAGGATTTGGCAGGACGTGTCGTTGACACTTCCCGCGGGTGAGGTCAGCGCACTGCTCGGGCCTTCGGGTACCGGTAAGTCGGTGTTCCTGAAGTCCCTGATCGGACTGCTCCGCCCTGAACAAGGCTCCATCGTCATCGACGGCACGGACATCCTGCAGTGCTCCTCCAAGGAGCTCTACGAGATCCGCAAGCTGTTCGGCGTTCTCTTCCAGGACGGCGCACTGTTCGGCTCGATGAACTTGTACGACAACATCGCCTTCCCGCTTCGTGAGCACACCAAGAAGTCGGAATCCGATATCCGCAAGATCGTGATGGAGAAGTTGGACCTCACGGGTCTGGTCGGCGCCGAGGACAAGCTTCCCGGTGAGATCTCCGGCGGTATGCGCAAGCGTGCCGGTCTGGCGCGTGCACTCGTTCTCGATCCCGAGATCATCCTCGTCGACGAGCCGGACTCCGGTCTGGACCCGGTGCGTACGACGTACATCAGCCAGACCCTGATCGACATCAACGCGCAGTCCGACGCGACGATTCTGATCGTCTCGCACAACATCAACCTCGCGCGCACGGTGCCGGACAACATCGGCATGCTCTTCCGTCGCCAGTTGGTGATGTTCGGTCCTCGGGAGGTTCTGCTCACGTCGGACGAACCCGTCGTCAAGCAGTTCCTCAACGGAACGATGATCGGTCCGATCGGTATGTCGGAGGAAAAGGACGAGGCTCAGATGGCGCACGAGCAGGCGCTCGTCGACGCCGGTCACCACGCCGGTGGTGTCGACGACGTCGAGGGCATCGTGCCGCAGATGAAGGCCACCCCCGGAAACCCGGAGCGTCAGGCTGTTCGTCGTCGCCAGGAGCGCGTCCGTCAGATCATGCACACCCTCCCAGCTAACGCACAGGCGGCGATTCAGGACAGCCTCGACGAGGTTGACGGAACTGGGCAGTACGATCCCCAGTACGCCGAAGCGAGCGGCTATCAGGGGGAGTGGAACGACAACTCGCAAGACACGCAGGTCATTCCTGCATACGAGGGCGATCCCTACGGAAACACGACACACGGGCAAGGGTAG
- a CDS encoding MlaE family ABC transporter permease, whose protein sequence is MGVTRNSVLSPVNGALTQAGNIVELFVDVVRNTFRRPFQFREFIEQAWFIASVTILPTALVAIPFGAVVSLQTGSLIKQLGAESFTGAASVLAVIQQGSPLVTALLVAGAAGSAVTADLGSRTIREEIDAMEVLGINPIQRLVVPRVLAMVLIAVLLNGLVSVVGIAGGYFFNVILQGGNPGAYISSFSAFAQLPDIWSGEIKAAVFGVIAGVISAYKGLHPSGGPKGVGEAVNQAVVITFLLLFFANLILTMVYLQIVPAKGS, encoded by the coding sequence ATGGGGGTTACCCGCAACTCGGTTCTGAGTCCGGTCAACGGAGCATTAACTCAGGCCGGAAACATCGTCGAACTGTTTGTCGACGTCGTCAGGAATACGTTCCGGCGTCCATTTCAGTTCCGTGAGTTCATCGAGCAGGCCTGGTTCATCGCCAGCGTGACAATTTTGCCGACGGCATTGGTAGCCATCCCTTTCGGCGCCGTCGTCTCACTGCAGACCGGTTCGCTGATCAAGCAGTTGGGTGCAGAATCGTTCACCGGCGCTGCCAGCGTTCTGGCGGTGATCCAGCAGGGTAGCCCCCTGGTGACAGCGTTGCTGGTCGCCGGTGCGGCCGGATCGGCCGTGACGGCCGATCTCGGTTCTCGAACCATTCGTGAAGAGATCGACGCGATGGAAGTCCTCGGAATCAATCCGATTCAGCGCCTGGTGGTTCCGCGTGTACTCGCGATGGTGCTGATCGCTGTTCTGCTCAACGGACTGGTGTCCGTCGTCGGTATCGCGGGTGGTTACTTCTTCAACGTGATCCTGCAGGGCGGTAACCCCGGTGCCTACATCTCGTCGTTCTCAGCTTTTGCGCAGCTACCGGACATTTGGAGCGGTGAGATCAAAGCCGCGGTGTTCGGTGTCATCGCCGGTGTGATCTCCGCGTACAAGGGACTCCACCCATCCGGTGGCCCGAAGGGCGTCGGTGAGGCGGTGAACCAGGCCGTCGTCATAACGTTCCTGCTGTTGTTCTTCGCCAATCTGATTCTGACGATGGTGTACCTCCAGATCGTGCCGGCGAAGGGATCTTGA
- a CDS encoding MlaE family ABC transporter permease: protein MTIARGRGDQFLLKSRKIARIPVNALDRAGEQMSFYARAIAWTPRTLHRYRKETLRLLAEVTFGSGALAVIGGTIGVIAMMSGFTGVVVGLQGFAALEQLGSSVLTGFLSAYVNTREIAPIVAALALSATVGCGFTAQLGAMRISEEIDALEVMAVPSVPFLVTTRMIAGFVAVIPLYIVGLLAAYLASRVISTVFNGQSTGSYDHYFNLFLPPQDVLYSFAKVLVFAFVLILIHCYYGFHASGGPAGVGVAVGRAVRAAIVTIAVLDFFLSLAIWGTTTTVRVAG from the coding sequence ATGACCATCGCACGAGGCCGCGGCGATCAGTTCCTGCTGAAGAGCCGCAAAATTGCCAGAATTCCAGTGAACGCGTTGGACCGCGCGGGCGAGCAGATGTCGTTCTACGCGCGCGCCATCGCATGGACCCCGCGCACCCTGCATCGGTACCGGAAGGAGACGCTTCGACTACTCGCCGAAGTGACCTTCGGTAGCGGTGCGCTCGCAGTCATCGGCGGAACGATCGGTGTCATCGCGATGATGTCGGGATTCACCGGTGTCGTCGTCGGTCTGCAGGGCTTCGCCGCTCTGGAGCAGTTGGGTAGCTCGGTCCTGACCGGCTTCCTGTCCGCATACGTCAACACCCGTGAGATCGCTCCGATCGTTGCGGCTCTTGCGCTCTCGGCGACGGTGGGTTGTGGTTTCACCGCTCAACTCGGTGCCATGCGAATCTCCGAAGAGATCGACGCACTGGAGGTCATGGCAGTTCCATCAGTGCCGTTCCTGGTCACGACCCGCATGATCGCCGGCTTCGTCGCCGTCATCCCGCTGTACATCGTGGGTCTGCTTGCGGCGTACCTCGCGTCGCGAGTGATCAGTACCGTGTTCAACGGGCAGTCGACGGGCTCGTACGACCACTACTTCAATCTGTTCCTGCCACCGCAGGACGTGCTGTATTCGTTTGCGAAAGTCCTGGTCTTCGCCTTCGTGCTGATTCTGATCCACTGCTACTACGGGTTCCATGCCTCGGGTGGTCCCGCAGGCGTCGGCGTGGCCGTCGGCCGCGCTGTTCGCGCCGCAATCGTCACGATCGCCGTTCTCGACTTCTTCCTCAGCCTCGCAATCTGGGGCACCACGACGACAGTGAGGGTGGCCGGATGA
- a CDS encoding MCE family protein, with protein sequence MIEAPSVLRRRVLGLVFFVVLALFLAFTIGTFNKTFKDVVKIDLVTDTVGNALPPNADVKVRGLLVGEVRSASTKDGQVTSVLAIEPDKADLIPSNVTARLLPKTLFGERYVSLIIPEGTTATPISAGTVIHQDKSGNAVEVGDVLDGLLPLLQAIPPQDLANTLGSLAQGLTGRGAELGLTVDRLEEIFRGVNTELPAVQEDLRKFADFSQTYSDAAPDLINALDNLRTTGNTVVQKQDQLRTLLASLTVTSSDTAAFLEANSSSIITLAADSKEALQLLAQYSPTFGCTFKGFSDTAPEAAKILSTDAPNPGVRASIQIVNPKGRYLPNQDEPRLVDNRGPVCYDNVTEPGRPFPQYPGGSYGDGSYQVPSRNPGPATMEFLPAPEGSGPQLFSTNNSGPAQQAGYAGSKLEEDTLKVIYGQANGVAPDDVPAWTTMVSAPAFAGAEVSVQ encoded by the coding sequence ATGATCGAGGCTCCGTCAGTCCTGCGCCGCCGTGTGCTCGGACTCGTGTTCTTCGTGGTGTTGGCATTGTTCCTGGCCTTCACCATCGGAACCTTCAACAAGACGTTCAAGGACGTCGTGAAGATCGACCTCGTGACCGACACAGTCGGAAATGCGTTGCCACCCAACGCGGACGTCAAGGTCCGTGGGCTGCTGGTCGGCGAGGTGCGATCCGCGTCGACGAAAGACGGCCAGGTCACCTCGGTCCTCGCGATCGAGCCGGACAAGGCTGATCTGATTCCGTCCAACGTCACGGCGCGTCTGCTCCCGAAGACGCTTTTCGGTGAGCGCTACGTCTCCCTGATCATTCCGGAGGGAACCACCGCGACCCCGATTTCCGCGGGAACGGTGATCCACCAGGACAAGAGCGGCAATGCTGTCGAGGTCGGCGACGTTCTGGACGGACTGCTCCCACTTCTGCAGGCGATTCCGCCGCAGGATCTGGCGAACACGCTCGGTTCTCTCGCGCAGGGTCTGACGGGACGCGGCGCCGAGCTCGGTCTGACGGTCGATCGTCTCGAGGAGATCTTCCGCGGCGTCAATACCGAACTGCCCGCGGTGCAAGAGGATCTGCGCAAGTTCGCGGACTTCTCCCAGACGTACTCGGACGCTGCGCCCGATCTGATCAATGCTCTCGACAATCTGCGGACCACGGGTAACACGGTGGTGCAGAAGCAGGACCAGTTGCGGACACTGCTGGCGTCGCTCACCGTGACATCGTCGGACACCGCAGCCTTCCTCGAAGCGAACTCGTCCTCGATCATCACGCTCGCTGCGGATTCGAAGGAAGCTCTCCAGCTTCTGGCCCAGTACTCTCCGACCTTCGGGTGCACGTTCAAGGGCTTCTCGGACACCGCTCCGGAAGCTGCCAAGATCCTGTCCACCGACGCGCCCAATCCTGGTGTGCGTGCGAGTATTCAGATCGTGAACCCCAAGGGTCGCTACCTGCCCAACCAGGACGAGCCACGGCTCGTCGACAACCGCGGCCCGGTTTGCTACGACAACGTCACCGAGCCCGGTCGTCCGTTCCCGCAGTACCCCGGCGGTTCGTACGGTGACGGTTCCTACCAGGTTCCTTCCCGCAATCCAGGTCCCGCCACCATGGAATTCCTGCCTGCACCTGAGGGCTCCGGACCTCAGTTGTTCTCGACCAACAACAGCGGTCCGGCTCAGCAGGCCGGCTACGCGGGCTCGAAACTCGAAGAGGATACGTTGAAGGTGATCTACGGACAGGCCAACGGTGTTGCGCCGGACGATGTTCCGGCGTGGACCACGATGGTCAGCGCTCCGGCATTCGCAGGTGCGGAGGTGAGCGTCCAATGA
- a CDS encoding MCE family protein gives MRGLAAPLTKLIIFVVVTVLATGLLAASIANLGGGGGTKFNAVFSDVTSLNEGDEVRIAGVRVGQVEKIAIVNDNQAEVQFSVSDRDWLPASSIATIRFRNLVGQRYISLSQGEGSQGKKITGGDTLPLSQTRPAVNLTTLFNGFKPLFTTLSADDVNKLSYQIIQVFQGESGTISELVRNTASLTNTVADKDAVIGAVIKNLNDVLDTVNANDKNLDSLIVNTQQLVTGLANERGVVGSAVTSLAGLTDATADLLEPTRPSIQGSITALNTLATTLNRRSDDVNAVLETLPVKLEKLARVASYGSWFQFYLCGIDIVAGPGQSASLNLPTGLPTVNQPIYTNAATRCTQDGMRELQGR, from the coding sequence ATGAGAGGACTCGCAGCTCCGCTGACAAAGCTCATCATCTTCGTTGTGGTGACGGTCCTGGCGACAGGACTGCTGGCAGCCAGTATCGCCAATCTCGGCGGCGGTGGCGGCACCAAGTTCAACGCCGTCTTCTCCGACGTCACTTCGTTGAACGAGGGCGACGAGGTTCGCATTGCCGGTGTTCGTGTCGGCCAGGTCGAGAAGATTGCCATCGTCAACGACAACCAGGCCGAGGTCCAGTTCTCGGTATCCGACCGTGATTGGTTGCCGGCCAGTTCCATCGCCACCATCCGGTTCCGCAACCTGGTGGGGCAGCGGTACATCTCGCTCTCGCAGGGTGAAGGCAGCCAAGGCAAGAAGATCACCGGCGGCGATACCCTGCCGCTGTCTCAGACGCGCCCGGCAGTCAACCTCACGACACTCTTCAACGGCTTCAAGCCGCTGTTCACCACCCTGAGCGCGGACGACGTCAACAAGCTGTCGTACCAGATCATCCAGGTCTTCCAAGGCGAATCGGGCACCATCAGTGAGCTCGTGCGCAACACCGCGAGCCTGACCAACACCGTCGCGGACAAGGACGCGGTCATCGGCGCGGTGATCAAGAACCTCAACGACGTTCTCGACACCGTCAACGCGAACGACAAGAACCTCGATTCACTGATCGTCAACACCCAGCAACTCGTCACCGGGTTGGCCAACGAGCGTGGGGTGGTCGGTTCGGCCGTCACCTCACTCGCCGGCCTGACCGACGCGACGGCAGACCTGCTCGAGCCGACGCGGCCGTCGATTCAGGGCTCGATCACGGCACTCAACACGCTGGCGACCACACTCAATCGTCGGAGTGACGACGTCAACGCGGTGCTCGAGACCTTGCCGGTCAAGCTCGAGAAGCTCGCACGCGTAGCGAGCTACGGTTCCTGGTTCCAGTTCTATCTGTGCGGAATCGACATCGTTGCCGGTCCGGGACAGTCTGCCTCGCTGAATCTGCCCACCGGCCTGCCGACGGTCAATCAGCCGATTTACACCAACGCGGCCACGCGATGCACTCAAGACGGTATGAGGGAGTTGCAAGGTCGATGA
- a CDS encoding MCE family protein, which yields MSKRRSPAMAGAIGIFVVLLATLSAFFLDSLPFVGAGSSYSAEFSEAAGLKPGNEVRIAGVKVGKVTSVDLDGDRVLVDFKVSDAWVGDQTSASIQIKTILGQKYLALDPRGTDNLDPKDRIPLERTTSPYDVVQAFSAAADTVGDIDTDQLAKSMETLSQAFSETPGDVRASLDGVSRLSQTIASRDQDLQKLFAATGKTSQILADRNKEFTQLIRDGGLLVQELNNRQQAISQLLTGTQRVSQQLTGLVRDNEAAIGPALTQLNGVIDILKANNENLDKALKLYEPFIRLYANVVGNGRWFDQVVVNLLPPGLPDIPGYRDPVRTLGGN from the coding sequence ATGAGTAAACGTCGCAGTCCGGCAATGGCCGGAGCCATCGGTATCTTCGTGGTGCTGCTGGCCACTTTGTCCGCGTTCTTCCTCGATTCGCTTCCGTTCGTGGGAGCAGGCTCGTCCTACTCCGCCGAATTCTCCGAAGCCGCGGGTCTCAAGCCTGGTAACGAGGTTCGTATCGCCGGCGTGAAGGTCGGCAAGGTCACTTCCGTCGATCTCGACGGTGACCGTGTTCTCGTCGACTTCAAGGTCAGTGACGCGTGGGTGGGAGATCAAACCTCTGCGTCCATTCAGATCAAGACCATTCTGGGACAGAAGTACCTCGCCCTAGATCCGCGCGGAACCGACAACCTCGATCCCAAGGATCGGATTCCGCTCGAGCGCACCACCTCTCCGTACGACGTCGTTCAGGCCTTCTCGGCCGCGGCGGACACCGTCGGCGACATCGACACCGACCAGTTGGCGAAGAGCATGGAGACGTTGTCCCAGGCATTCTCCGAGACACCTGGCGATGTCCGCGCTTCGCTCGACGGCGTCAGTCGGCTGTCGCAGACGATCGCGAGCCGCGATCAGGACTTGCAGAAGCTCTTCGCCGCCACCGGGAAGACGTCGCAGATTCTTGCTGACCGCAACAAGGAATTCACCCAGCTGATCCGTGACGGCGGACTTTTGGTGCAGGAACTCAACAATCGCCAGCAAGCGATTTCGCAGCTGCTCACCGGAACTCAGCGCGTCTCTCAGCAGCTCACCGGTCTCGTTCGTGACAACGAGGCGGCAATCGGGCCGGCGCTGACGCAGCTCAACGGCGTCATCGACATCTTGAAGGCCAACAACGAGAACTTGGACAAGGCACTGAAGCTCTACGAACCCTTCATTCGCTTGTACGCCAACGTGGTCGGCAACGGCCGTTGGTTCGACCAGGTCGTCGTGAACCTCCTTCCGCCGGGTCTGCCGGACATTCCGGGCTACCG